From Candidatus Edwardsbacteria bacterium RifOxyA12_full_54_48, a single genomic window includes:
- a CDS encoding radical SAM protein, translating to MEIKPSFIELYKTGDLGKKSREAGDLLSSCTLCPRNCGVNRWQGQLGCCRSGFLPTVSSYNVHHGEEPPISGIRGSGTIFFSRCNLSCCYCQNWPISQLGQGQEVTVERLAGMMLELQQRGCHNINFVTPSHMTAQILMALEIAVRQGFNLPLVYNTSGYDSLDSLKLLEGVIDIYLPDIRYTDPGAAERYSEAGDYPEVNQAALKEMWRQVGELQLDDQGIALRGMLVRHLVLPNGLSQTREALKFLAGEISPQVHLSLMSQFFPAHRANQTAELGRSISREEYRQAVEWAEEFGLENGWHQELDDTGGGPPDRIVKTT from the coding sequence ATGGAGATCAAGCCCAGCTTTATAGAACTTTATAAGACAGGAGATCTGGGAAAAAAGAGCCGGGAGGCCGGCGATCTTCTATCCAGCTGTACCCTCTGCCCCCGTAACTGCGGAGTCAACCGCTGGCAGGGCCAGCTTGGTTGCTGCCGGTCCGGATTTCTGCCCACGGTCTCCAGCTATAACGTCCATCACGGGGAGGAACCGCCGATATCCGGGATCCGCGGCTCGGGCACCATCTTTTTCAGCCGCTGTAACCTGTCCTGCTGCTACTGCCAGAACTGGCCGATAAGCCAACTGGGTCAGGGACAGGAGGTCACGGTGGAACGGCTGGCCGGGATGATGCTGGAGCTGCAGCAAAGGGGCTGCCACAATATCAACTTTGTTACCCCGTCCCATATGACCGCCCAGATATTGATGGCGCTGGAGATAGCAGTTCGGCAAGGGTTTAATCTGCCATTGGTCTACAATACCAGCGGGTATGATTCGCTTGATTCCTTAAAACTGCTGGAGGGGGTGATAGACATTTATCTGCCGGATATCAGATACACCGATCCCGGGGCGGCGGAGAGATATTCGGAAGCGGGGGACTATCCGGAGGTCAATCAGGCGGCATTAAAGGAGATGTGGCGGCAGGTGGGCGAATTGCAACTGGACGACCAGGGGATAGCGCTCCGAGGAATGCTGGTAAGGCATTTGGTGCTGCCCAACGGATTGTCGCAGACCCGGGAGGCTTTGAAGTTCCTGGCCGGTGAGATATCGCCCCAGGTGCATCTGTCCCTGATGTCCCAGTTCTTTCCAGCCCACCGGGCGAACCAAACTGCCGAACTGGGAAGGAGCATCAGCCGGGAGGAATATCGGCAGGCGGTGGAGTGGGCGGAGGAATTCGGGCTGGAGAACGGTTGGCACCAGGAGCTGGACGATACCGGGGGCGGTCCCCCTGACCGGATAGTGAAGACCACTTGA
- a CDS encoding two-component system response regulator has product MKTILVVDDEENIRILYQQDFTASGYQVICAATLDEAQKEFSRNQVDLVVLDLKLTAQDGGLEMLRWMREANRKIPIIINTAYPAYKTDFSSWLADAYIVKSSNLDELKETIARLITL; this is encoded by the coding sequence ATGAAAACTATTTTGGTGGTCGATGATGAGGAGAATATCCGCATTTTATACCAGCAGGATTTTACCGCTTCCGGCTACCAGGTGATCTGTGCCGCGACATTGGACGAGGCCCAGAAGGAATTCTCCCGGAACCAGGTGGACCTGGTGGTGCTGGACCTAAAGCTCACCGCCCAGGATGGCGGGCTGGAGATGCTGCGCTGGATGCGGGAGGCCAACCGCAAGATCCCCATCATCATCAATACCGCCTATCCGGCCTATAAGACCGATTTCTCCTCCTGGCTGGCCGATGCCTATATCGTAAAATCAAGCAACCTTGACGAGCTTAAGGAAACCATCGCCAGGTTGATAACGCTATAA
- a CDS encoding protease HtpX, protein MNRLKTLVLMAGLSVILVLAGNLLGGRQGMMMALVFAGGMNLFAYWFSDKLALMSYRARQVSEAEAPELHSIVRGLATRAGIPMPKVFVIPSSSPNAFATGRNPQHASVAVTEGIMSLLNREELQGVIAHELAHIRHHDILIASIVATLAGAITMIARMAGWAAMFGGYGGRDNDRNSGGGAIGFILMAILAPIAALLVQMWISRTREYDADAGGARIAGNPYGLADALEKLQRGVQVRPIQANPSSAHMFIVNPLSGKSLMSLFSTHPPIEERVAKLRAMARG, encoded by the coding sequence ATGAACAGGCTTAAAACATTGGTCCTGATGGCAGGACTTTCCGTCATTCTGGTCCTGGCCGGCAATCTTCTGGGCGGCCGGCAGGGGATGATGATGGCCCTGGTGTTTGCCGGGGGGATGAACCTTTTCGCCTACTGGTTCTCCGACAAGCTGGCCCTGATGAGCTATCGGGCCAGGCAGGTGTCCGAGGCCGAGGCCCCGGAGCTGCACTCAATAGTCAGAGGCCTGGCCACCAGGGCCGGAATACCCATGCCCAAGGTCTTTGTCATTCCGTCATCTTCTCCCAATGCCTTTGCCACCGGGCGCAATCCGCAACATGCCAGCGTGGCAGTTACCGAGGGGATAATGAGCCTTCTGAACCGGGAGGAATTGCAGGGGGTGATAGCCCATGAACTGGCCCATATCCGGCACCATGATATCCTGATCGCTTCCATAGTGGCCACTCTGGCCGGAGCCATCACCATGATAGCCCGGATGGCCGGATGGGCCGCCATGTTCGGCGGCTACGGGGGACGTGACAACGACCGTAACAGCGGTGGCGGGGCCATCGGATTCATCCTGATGGCCATCCTGGCTCCGATTGCCGCCCTGCTGGTGCAGATGTGGATCTCCCGCACCCGGGAGTACGACGCCGATGCCGGAGGGGCCAGGATAGCCGGGAACCCCTACGGTCTGGCCGATGCCTTGGAGAAACTGCAAAGGGGGGTGCAGGTGCGGCCCATTCAGGCCAATCCCTCTTCGGCCCACATGTTCATCGTCAATCCGCTTTCGGGCAAAAGTCTGATGAGCCTGTTCTCCACCCATCCCCCGATCGAAGAAAGGGTGGCAAAATTGAGGGCCATGGCCAGGGGGTAG